In Arthrobacter sp. MN05-02, one genomic interval encodes:
- a CDS encoding starvation-sensing protein RspA: protein MKIIAADVIVTSPSRNFVTLKITTDEGITGLGDATLNGRELAVASYLTEHVTQLLIGRDPHRIEDTWQFLYRSAYWRRGPVTMAAIAAVDMALWDIKGKAAGMPVYQLLGGASRTALRTYGHASGRDLPELFDSIRQHLEEGYKSIRVQTSVPGITALYGVAAQAQATGERYDFEPAGRGAQPTEEDWDTRAYLRHIPTVFEAVRNEFGPELPLLHDGHHRMTPIQAAKLGKSLEPYDLFWLEDVTPAENQDAFRLIRQHTTTPLAVGEIFNTVFDFQTLIRDQLIDYVRAASTHFGGISPLKKVMDYAAQYQIKSGFHGPTDVSPVGLAAQSHVGLAIHNFGIQEYMEHSAKTNTVFEQSMTFTDGFLHPSDTPGLGVELNEEAAASFPYQQAYLPYNRLSDGTVHDW, encoded by the coding sequence GTGAAGATCATCGCAGCCGACGTCATCGTGACGAGCCCGAGCCGGAATTTTGTGACATTAAAGATCACGACCGATGAGGGGATCACCGGACTCGGTGATGCCACGCTCAACGGTAGGGAACTGGCTGTCGCGTCCTACCTGACGGAACACGTGACACAGCTGCTGATCGGCCGGGACCCGCACCGCATCGAGGACACCTGGCAGTTCCTCTACCGCAGCGCCTACTGGCGCCGGGGACCTGTCACCATGGCGGCGATCGCCGCCGTCGACATGGCGCTGTGGGACATCAAGGGCAAAGCTGCCGGAATGCCCGTATACCAGTTGCTCGGTGGAGCGTCGCGGACGGCCCTTCGCACCTACGGGCACGCATCAGGCCGGGACCTGCCGGAGCTGTTCGATTCGATCAGGCAGCACCTCGAGGAAGGCTACAAGTCGATCCGGGTGCAGACCTCGGTGCCGGGCATCACCGCGCTCTACGGCGTCGCGGCTCAGGCCCAGGCCACGGGGGAGCGATACGACTTCGAGCCCGCCGGGCGCGGCGCACAGCCGACCGAGGAGGACTGGGACACCCGGGCCTACCTGCGGCACATTCCTACCGTCTTCGAGGCGGTCCGCAACGAATTCGGCCCTGAACTGCCGTTGCTGCACGACGGGCATCACCGCATGACACCGATCCAAGCCGCGAAACTCGGGAAGTCGCTGGAACCCTACGACCTGTTCTGGCTCGAAGACGTCACACCCGCCGAGAACCAGGACGCTTTCAGACTGATCCGTCAGCACACCACCACCCCGCTGGCCGTCGGCGAAATTTTCAACACGGTCTTCGACTTCCAGACCCTTATCCGTGACCAGCTCATCGACTACGTGCGGGCGGCGTCAACGCACTTCGGCGGGATTTCGCCCCTTAAGAAGGTCATGGACTACGCGGCGCAGTACCAGATCAAATCCGGCTTCCACGGGCCGACCGACGTCTCCCCGGTAGGGCTTGCTGCCCAATCCCACGTGGGATTGGCGATCCACAACTTCGGGATCCAGGAGTACATGGAACACAGCGCCAAGACGAACACAGTATTCGAGCAGTCCATGACGTTCACCGACGGATTCCTCCACCCCAGCGACACCCCCGGCCTCGGCGTGGAACTCAACGAGGAAGCCGCCG
- a CDS encoding hypothetical protein (possible pseudo due to frameshift): protein MSFVGTSVDRITPRTTAEDISEVSARTGLIDDAPVITEPFSSWILAGDFPAGRPAWETAGAVFVGDLEPFENRKLWLLNGAHSLLAYCGLARGHHTVAEALDDPLCAEAVEAFWDEAQHHLTLPALDIPAYRDALRERFRNARIAHRLEQIAADGTTKITHEGSPGSPCRARGRSER, encoded by the coding sequence GTGAGCTTCGTCGGCACGTCCGTCGACCGCATCACGCCCCGAACCACGGCCGAGGACATCTCCGAGGTCTCGGCCCGGACGGGTCTGATCGACGATGCACCGGTGATCACCGAGCCTTTCTCAAGTTGGATCCTGGCCGGTGATTTCCCTGCCGGGCGTCCTGCCTGGGAGACCGCCGGCGCGGTGTTCGTCGGTGACCTCGAGCCCTTCGAAAATCGGAAGCTCTGGCTCCTCAACGGGGCACACTCGCTTCTGGCTTATTGCGGACTTGCCCGCGGCCATCACACAGTCGCGGAAGCACTGGATGACCCCCTGTGCGCGGAGGCGGTGGAAGCGTTTTGGGACGAGGCGCAACACCACCTGACCCTGCCTGCACTCGACATCCCGGCCTACCGCGATGCGCTCCGTGAGCGCTTCCGGAACGCACGCATCGCGCATCGCCTGGAGCAGATCGCGGCGGACGGAACGACAAAAATTACGCATGAGGGCAGTCCCGGTAGTCCTTGCCGAGCGCGAGGCCGGTCGGAGCGGTAG
- a CDS encoding uronate isomerase has protein sequence MKTAIDDLSLAAHPERLLPADAGVRSVARDLLNDVADLPIVSPHGHVPADLFVNDEPFADPTSLFVTPDHYVTRLIHASGVPLRDLGVGADPVDARSAWHRFAQAWPLFDGTASGYWLRGEFEHVFGIPGAMIDRLPTGGADEVYDALSEKLTDPAFRPRQLFADFGIEVLATTDDPLDSLAAHATLASDPRFPGRVLPTFRPDAYLNSFLPAWSNNVDRLIDEAGDGRPGYDGYLRALENRRTHFRNHGAVSTDHGVRTPRTVKLGRNEAATLFELVRRGTATAAERETFEAHMLFEMARMSVDDGLVMTVHPGSLRNHHTPTLEGYGPDTGHDIPIAIDYTESIRPLLESFGTAPGFHLVLFTLDETVFSREIAPLAGFYPSVYIGAPWWFLDAPDAMLRFRSAITETAGFSRSSGFIDDTRAFCSIPARHDAARRIEAAFLARLVAEHRISEARAHELIIDVVDSAPRRVFTL, from the coding sequence GTGAAGACGGCTATTGATGACCTTTCCCTCGCAGCCCACCCGGAGCGGCTGCTTCCGGCCGACGCCGGTGTGCGTTCGGTCGCACGAGACCTCTTGAACGACGTTGCAGATTTGCCCATCGTCTCCCCCCACGGTCATGTACCCGCAGACCTGTTCGTCAACGACGAGCCCTTCGCGGATCCGACCTCATTGTTCGTGACGCCGGACCACTACGTTACGAGGCTCATACACGCCAGCGGCGTACCTCTCCGTGACCTCGGTGTCGGAGCGGATCCGGTAGATGCCCGCAGTGCGTGGCACCGGTTCGCGCAGGCCTGGCCGTTGTTCGACGGCACTGCTTCTGGTTATTGGCTCCGCGGAGAGTTCGAGCACGTCTTCGGCATTCCCGGAGCGATGATCGACCGCTTACCGACGGGCGGCGCGGACGAGGTCTACGACGCTCTGAGCGAAAAACTTACTGATCCGGCCTTCCGCCCTCGACAGTTGTTCGCGGATTTCGGCATCGAGGTGCTCGCCACGACGGACGATCCGCTCGACTCCCTCGCAGCTCATGCCACTCTCGCTTCCGATCCTCGCTTTCCTGGCCGGGTGCTCCCCACCTTCCGGCCCGATGCCTACCTGAACTCCTTCCTCCCCGCCTGGAGCAACAACGTGGACCGCCTGATCGATGAGGCCGGTGATGGCCGGCCCGGGTACGACGGGTACCTGCGCGCACTCGAGAACCGCCGAACGCATTTTAGGAACCACGGTGCCGTCTCGACGGACCATGGGGTGCGCACGCCACGGACAGTGAAGCTCGGGCGGAACGAAGCTGCAACGCTGTTCGAACTGGTCCGTCGGGGCACCGCGACAGCAGCCGAGCGGGAAACCTTCGAAGCACACATGCTGTTCGAAATGGCACGCATGTCCGTGGACGACGGGCTGGTCATGACTGTGCACCCCGGCTCGTTGCGCAACCACCACACTCCCACCCTGGAGGGATATGGTCCGGACACGGGGCACGACATCCCCATCGCGATCGACTACACCGAGAGCATCAGGCCCCTGCTCGAGAGTTTCGGGACGGCACCCGGATTCCACCTCGTCCTGTTCACGCTCGACGAGACCGTCTTCTCGCGAGAGATCGCGCCCCTTGCAGGCTTCTACCCGTCCGTATACATCGGTGCCCCGTGGTGGTTCCTGGATGCGCCGGACGCCATGCTGCGATTCCGGTCGGCGATCACGGAAACCGCTGGTTTCTCGCGGTCCTCCGGGTTCATCGATGACACCCGCGCCTTCTGCTCCATCCCGGCCCGGCATGACGCGGCCCGACGGATCGAGGCAGCCTTCCTGGCACGCCTCGTCGCGGAGCATCGCATCAGCGAGGCCCGCGCCCACGAACTGATCATCGACGTCGTGGACTCCGCGCCGAGACGGGTTTTCACGCTATGA
- a CDS encoding ABC transporter ATP-binding protein, with product MTAELLKVQDLVVEYPGKGFRAKPFRALERVSIEIGAGETLGLVGESGSGKTTLGRAVLGLAPVTGGRILFEGTDIGSAKRAQRRALSKDIQVVFQDPYTSLNPAMEVGDILAEPLMVQGTNRVEARRRVGELLNQVALPTDALRRLPREFSGGQRQRIAIARSLALSPKLIVCDEPVSALDLSTQARVLDLFLDIQQATGVSYLFVSHDLEVVRHISHRVAVMYRGEIVEQGPAERVTTNPDHPYTRKLLLASPVPDPDRQAARRAERSRLAATEARATV from the coding sequence ATGACTGCGGAACTACTCAAGGTTCAGGACCTGGTGGTCGAGTATCCCGGAAAGGGCTTCCGTGCCAAACCCTTCCGGGCACTCGAGCGGGTCAGCATCGAAATCGGCGCGGGGGAGACCCTCGGCCTGGTAGGTGAATCCGGTTCCGGGAAAACCACCCTCGGCCGCGCGGTGCTCGGCCTCGCTCCTGTGACAGGGGGGCGGATACTTTTCGAAGGCACGGACATCGGGTCGGCGAAGCGTGCACAGCGCAGGGCTCTGTCCAAGGACATCCAAGTGGTCTTCCAAGATCCCTACACATCACTGAACCCAGCCATGGAAGTGGGGGACATCCTCGCCGAACCACTGATGGTGCAGGGAACGAACCGGGTGGAAGCCCGACGACGTGTCGGTGAGCTGCTCAACCAGGTTGCGTTGCCCACGGATGCGCTGCGCCGGCTTCCCCGCGAATTCTCCGGCGGTCAACGTCAGCGAATCGCCATCGCAAGGTCCCTGGCGTTATCGCCCAAGCTCATTGTCTGTGACGAACCGGTATCAGCACTCGATCTCTCGACACAGGCCCGCGTGCTCGACCTGTTCCTCGACATCCAGCAGGCCACCGGCGTCTCCTACCTTTTCGTCTCCCATGACCTGGAGGTCGTGCGCCATATCAGCCACCGTGTCGCTGTCATGTATCGCGGCGAGATCGTGGAGCAGGGTCCGGCCGAGCGCGTCACGACGAACCCCGACCATCCATACACGAGGAAGCTTCTCCTCGCGTCACCCGTGCCCGATCCCGACCGCCAGGCCGCCCGCAGGGCCGAACGCAGCAGGCTTGCGGCGACTGAGGCGCGGGCGACCGTATGA
- a CDS encoding peptide ABC transporter permease, producing MSKTVQAAQAATGTGQSGTVVRSSPLRRLLRNPMGLISIAILTIIVGLAILAPVLAPFDENYANIAKTLAGPDDVNILGTDGAGRDVWSRLLYGAQLTLLSALLCAAVAIAIGLPTGLIAGYYGGRFDTTSNWIVSVLMSLPGLIVLLVIRAAFGPSVWIAMIAFGILISPSYFRLTRSAVQAVRNELYVDAARVSGLSDASIIGRHIFSVVRAPIIIQTAAVCGIAIAVQSGLEFLGLGDPSKATWGVMLSEGFKNIYMTPQLLLWPSLAIGLTIGALVLLGNAVRDALEDQEKVRGVKPIASADAGTTAAALGATSGGLGLRSTPMRKSRRVRKETVPAVETGTEHHLLRVSHLAVGYPQADGSLKKVVDDVSFHLDRGEVLGIVGESGSGKSQTAFSILGLLPPTARIAAGTIQFDGSYTVAPTNDQVDQHRLSALRGKRIGYIPQEPMSNLDPAFTIGHQLVRPMTKVLGISKSAAKNQALKLLADVGIPHPERTFAAYPHQVSGGMAQRVLIAGAISCEPDLIIADEPTTALDVTVQAEVLDLLRELQQRLQIGVLLVTHNFGVVADICDRVGVMQDGRLVEEGSVRQILHSPQHPYTQMLLSSMLEGKTPMSRLSTQTHHAASSTKPQEV from the coding sequence ATGAGTAAGACAGTCCAGGCCGCGCAAGCTGCCACTGGCACGGGACAGAGCGGCACAGTGGTGCGCTCCAGCCCGCTCCGGCGCCTGCTGCGAAATCCGATGGGCCTGATTTCCATCGCTATCCTGACGATCATTGTCGGTCTTGCGATCCTCGCTCCGGTGCTCGCCCCGTTTGACGAGAACTATGCCAACATCGCCAAGACGCTTGCCGGACCCGACGACGTCAACATCCTCGGAACCGACGGTGCTGGCCGGGATGTGTGGAGCCGACTCCTCTACGGCGCGCAACTGACGCTGCTCTCAGCACTCCTCTGCGCGGCGGTGGCGATCGCCATCGGGCTTCCAACCGGTCTCATCGCCGGCTACTACGGCGGCCGATTCGACACGACCTCCAACTGGATCGTCTCGGTCCTGATGAGCCTTCCCGGACTGATCGTCCTCCTGGTCATTAGGGCAGCCTTCGGGCCCTCCGTCTGGATCGCGATGATCGCCTTCGGCATCCTCATCAGCCCCAGCTACTTCCGCCTGACCCGAAGCGCTGTCCAAGCAGTCCGCAATGAACTGTACGTCGATGCCGCCCGGGTATCGGGCCTCTCGGATGCCAGCATCATCGGCCGCCACATCTTCTCCGTGGTGAGGGCTCCCATCATCATTCAGACAGCCGCAGTGTGCGGGATAGCCATCGCCGTCCAGTCAGGACTCGAATTCCTTGGTCTGGGTGACCCCTCGAAAGCAACCTGGGGCGTCATGCTCAGCGAGGGCTTCAAGAACATCTATATGACCCCCCAACTCCTGCTCTGGCCGAGCCTGGCCATCGGTCTGACCATCGGCGCACTCGTCCTGCTCGGCAACGCCGTACGCGATGCATTGGAAGACCAGGAGAAAGTCCGCGGCGTGAAGCCGATTGCCAGCGCTGACGCCGGCACCACCGCTGCCGCCCTCGGGGCGACGTCCGGAGGACTCGGCCTGCGATCCACCCCCATGCGTAAATCCCGTCGTGTCCGCAAGGAAACCGTGCCAGCGGTAGAGACGGGCACCGAGCATCACCTCCTCCGCGTGTCCCATCTAGCCGTGGGCTACCCCCAGGCTGATGGCTCATTGAAGAAGGTGGTGGACGATGTCTCTTTCCACCTCGATCGGGGCGAGGTCCTCGGCATCGTCGGGGAATCCGGGTCCGGCAAGTCGCAAACGGCATTCTCGATCCTCGGCCTGCTCCCTCCGACGGCCCGCATCGCGGCCGGCACCATACAGTTCGATGGTTCCTACACCGTTGCGCCGACGAACGACCAAGTCGACCAGCACCGCCTCTCTGCGCTGCGGGGCAAGCGCATCGGCTACATACCCCAGGAACCGATGAGTAATCTCGATCCGGCCTTCACCATCGGGCACCAGCTCGTTAGACCCATGACGAAGGTCCTCGGCATCTCGAAGAGCGCGGCGAAGAATCAGGCCCTGAAGCTGCTCGCCGACGTCGGGATTCCGCACCCCGAGCGAACATTCGCTGCCTATCCACACCAGGTCTCCGGCGGCATGGCGCAGCGCGTCCTCATTGCTGGAGCCATCAGTTGCGAGCCCGACCTCATCATCGCCGATGAGCCGACGACTGCCCTCGACGTGACGGTGCAGGCCGAAGTTCTGGATCTCCTTCGTGAACTGCAGCAGCGGCTGCAGATCGGGGTCCTGCTGGTCACCCACAACTTCGGCGTGGTCGCCGACATCTGCGACCGCGTCGGCGTGATGCAGGACGGCCGCCTCGTCGAAGAAGGTTCCGTCCGGCAGATCCTGCACTCTCCCCAGCATCCGTACACACAGATGCTGTTGTCCTCCATGCTCGAAGGAAAAACACCAATGTCCAGACTCAGTACGCAGACGCACCATGCGGCGTCGAGTACGAAGCCGCAGGAGGTGTAG
- a CDS encoding ABC transporter permease: MTSFILKRLASGIAVLLTVSALTFFLLYFSSGNIARNIVGDQASPEQVAAKEVELGLDQPLIFRYFSWLGSAVQGDLGTSWFTSEPVTQALSSRVPVTMVMVFTAMLIIAIVAALIGVAAAVRRGWIDRLVQVAAVVGDAIPGFVIGILLVTLFAIQLGFFPATSTISPGAGATAWLISLTLPVAALVLNGVTGGAQQIRSAVIKQLERDYVRTLRSRGISESEILFKHVLRSAAPAGLTVLSLQLIGMLGGVVIIESIFALPGLGPLAVLSTTQGDLPVVMGVVIYTVVVVIVVNLVVDLLNGWLNPKVRVS; the protein is encoded by the coding sequence ATGACGTCGTTCATCCTGAAACGGCTGGCCAGCGGTATCGCGGTGCTACTGACCGTGTCGGCCTTGACCTTCTTCCTTCTGTATTTCTCGAGTGGAAATATCGCACGGAACATTGTGGGAGACCAGGCAAGTCCCGAACAAGTTGCAGCGAAGGAAGTCGAACTGGGCCTGGATCAGCCCCTTATCTTTCGGTATTTCTCCTGGCTTGGTTCGGCCGTTCAGGGTGACCTCGGTACCTCGTGGTTCACCTCCGAGCCTGTCACTCAGGCACTATCCAGTCGTGTGCCGGTAACGATGGTGATGGTCTTCACCGCGATGCTGATCATCGCTATCGTTGCCGCGCTTATCGGCGTCGCTGCCGCCGTCCGCCGCGGCTGGATCGACCGCTTGGTTCAAGTGGCCGCCGTTGTCGGCGACGCTATTCCCGGTTTCGTCATCGGCATCCTGCTGGTCACCCTGTTCGCCATACAGCTCGGATTCTTCCCGGCGACGAGCACCATCAGCCCTGGAGCTGGCGCCACTGCCTGGCTCATTTCCCTTACGCTTCCTGTTGCCGCACTGGTCCTCAACGGGGTGACCGGTGGTGCACAGCAGATCCGATCCGCCGTCATCAAGCAACTCGAGCGCGACTACGTCCGCACGCTCAGAAGCAGGGGCATCAGCGAAAGCGAAATCCTGTTCAAGCACGTTCTACGCAGTGCCGCACCAGCAGGACTGACAGTCCTGAGCCTGCAACTCATCGGCATGCTTGGCGGCGTCGTCATCATCGAATCGATTTTCGCCCTTCCAGGCCTCGGTCCCCTCGCGGTCCTGTCGACGACGCAGGGCGACCTCCCCGTAGTCATGGGAGTCGTTATCTACACAGTCGTCGTCGTAATCGTCGTGAACCTGGTCGTCGACCTCCTCAACGGCTGGCTCAATCCAAAGGTGCGTGTCTCATGA
- a CDS encoding peptide ABC transporter substrate-binding protein, translating into MTLRKPALAMAAIASLALAGCASNTPSSTGGGDGGQGQAQTLTLGILGEPRSWDPSQAHVGHVLQPYQVAYDSLLLREPDGALSPMLATEWEYNEDNTVLTLDLRTDVTFSDGAKFDAEAAKANFDHFREANGPQMNQLRAVDSVAAVDEDTVELTLSAPDPSLEFYLSQAAGLMGSPAALGTESITTEPVGSGPYVMDKASSVPGSQLVFTAREDYWNKDLQKFSSVTLKTLADITARTNALVSGQVDATILDPKAGKQAEGSGMILESNQVDWTGLLLMDRGGEVVEPLADVRVRQAINYAFDRQTILDQVRLGRGSVTSQMFGPDSGAWVEDLEDRYTYDPEKAKELLAEAGYSSGVTIEVPALPAEEPTLLAVLKQQLSDVGITLNVGAPTTTTFTSDVAAKKYPVIQYNLFQGEPWVAINQLISTQALYNPFKTTTPELQALIDDVQTGGTEAAEKAQAVNEYVTENAWFAPLFRIDQMYYHSPKISVTPQVQQAVPSIYNYAPAK; encoded by the coding sequence ATGACGTTGAGAAAACCGGCCCTCGCGATGGCCGCAATCGCTTCACTGGCTCTAGCCGGATGTGCGTCGAACACACCCTCCTCCACAGGTGGCGGCGACGGTGGACAAGGACAGGCTCAGACACTGACGCTTGGGATACTGGGCGAACCCCGCTCCTGGGACCCTTCACAGGCGCACGTCGGGCATGTCCTGCAGCCCTATCAGGTCGCCTATGATTCCCTGCTGCTGAGAGAGCCTGACGGCGCGCTCAGTCCCATGTTGGCGACGGAATGGGAGTACAACGAGGACAACACCGTCCTTACCCTCGACCTACGCACGGATGTCACCTTCAGCGACGGGGCGAAGTTCGACGCCGAAGCGGCGAAGGCCAATTTCGATCACTTCCGCGAGGCAAACGGGCCGCAAATGAACCAGTTGCGCGCCGTCGACAGTGTCGCGGCGGTGGACGAGGACACGGTGGAACTTACCCTGTCCGCTCCCGACCCTTCGTTGGAGTTCTACCTCAGCCAAGCGGCCGGCTTGATGGGAAGCCCCGCAGCGTTGGGCACTGAGAGCATCACCACGGAACCCGTCGGCAGCGGCCCTTATGTGATGGACAAAGCTTCCTCGGTTCCCGGATCCCAGCTTGTCTTCACGGCAAGGGAGGATTACTGGAACAAGGACCTTCAGAAATTTTCCAGTGTCACGCTGAAGACCCTCGCCGACATCACTGCGCGAACCAACGCCCTGGTCTCAGGACAAGTTGATGCGACGATTCTGGACCCGAAGGCGGGAAAGCAGGCAGAGGGTTCCGGAATGATCCTCGAATCCAACCAGGTGGACTGGACAGGTCTGCTCCTCATGGACCGTGGTGGGGAAGTCGTCGAACCACTAGCCGATGTGCGTGTGCGCCAGGCAATCAACTATGCCTTCGATCGCCAGACTATTCTCGATCAGGTCCGCCTTGGACGTGGATCTGTCACCAGCCAGATGTTCGGCCCCGACAGTGGAGCGTGGGTGGAGGACCTGGAGGATCGGTACACGTATGACCCGGAAAAGGCTAAGGAACTTCTTGCTGAGGCCGGCTACAGCTCGGGAGTGACGATCGAAGTGCCGGCGCTGCCCGCGGAAGAGCCAACCCTCCTGGCCGTTCTCAAGCAGCAGCTCTCCGATGTCGGCATCACTCTTAATGTCGGTGCCCCGACGACGACGACCTTCACCTCGGACGTGGCCGCCAAGAAGTACCCGGTAATTCAGTACAACCTGTTCCAGGGTGAGCCGTGGGTGGCCATCAACCAGCTGATCTCCACGCAGGCTCTGTACAACCCCTTCAAGACGACGACACCTGAACTTCAGGCACTGATCGATGATGTTCAGACCGGTGGCACCGAGGCAGCTGAGAAGGCACAGGCGGTGAACGAGTACGTCACCGAGAACGCCTGGTTCGCACCTCTGTTCCGCATCGACCAGATGTACTACCACAGCCCGAAGATCTCGGTCACTCCTCAGGTCCAGCAGGCCGTCCCGTCGATCTACAATTACGCGCCCGCCAAGTAG
- a CDS encoding LacI family transcriptional regulator: MHWWEIPREWQTFAIMLPRINTSHMTDEIGASERLPTIRDIAARAGVAASTVSRALSNPDRVNPRTRKKIEQIAAELEYVPSTQARGLSSGRTGTVALLVPDVTNPFYFDIVRGTQAQLKAAGYTQLLVDTEEATDVELQTLHRLRRSTDGIILAASRLTDQQLSAVAHQHPLVTINRPSSEAPTVLLDTADAMVQAVDHLASLGHKSVTYASGPVSSWSNHRRWQAIEEAATRRSMTAHRIGPYIPKRSSGAAAADAALSTKATAVIAFNDLLAIGMLQRLEERSVDVPRDISLIGCDDIFGADFCNPPLTTISCPIEQAGRVSVSMLMAQLNPLAGNTVRQLATLPAHLVVRSSTDNARS; this comes from the coding sequence GTGCACTGGTGGGAGATTCCTCGTGAGTGGCAAACGTTTGCCATTATGTTGCCCAGGATCAATACTTCACATATGACAGACGAGATTGGTGCATCGGAGCGCCTGCCCACTATCCGGGACATAGCTGCCCGGGCCGGGGTCGCTGCGTCGACCGTGTCTCGTGCCCTCTCAAACCCGGATCGGGTAAACCCACGAACACGTAAGAAAATAGAGCAAATAGCCGCTGAGTTGGAGTACGTCCCCAGCACGCAGGCACGCGGGTTGAGCTCAGGCAGAACAGGTACGGTCGCCCTTCTGGTGCCAGACGTCACCAACCCTTTCTACTTCGATATAGTCCGCGGCACGCAAGCTCAGTTGAAGGCCGCCGGCTATACGCAGCTGCTCGTCGATACCGAGGAAGCGACGGACGTCGAACTTCAGACTCTACATCGTCTGCGCCGCAGTACAGACGGCATCATCCTGGCAGCATCCCGTCTGACTGATCAGCAGCTCTCCGCTGTGGCACACCAGCATCCTCTGGTGACGATCAATCGACCCAGTTCCGAAGCCCCAACAGTCCTCTTGGACACAGCCGACGCAATGGTTCAGGCGGTCGACCATCTAGCGTCCCTAGGGCACAAGTCCGTCACTTACGCATCGGGCCCCGTCAGCTCCTGGTCAAACCATCGCCGCTGGCAGGCCATTGAGGAGGCCGCGACGCGACGCAGCATGACAGCTCACCGGATCGGCCCCTACATTCCAAAACGTTCATCTGGTGCTGCTGCTGCCGATGCCGCACTCAGTACGAAGGCGACCGCCGTGATTGCCTTCAACGACCTCCTGGCCATCGGCATGCTGCAGCGATTGGAAGAACGTAGTGTTGACGTGCCGCGCGACATAAGCCTCATTGGATGCGACGACATCTTCGGAGCGGACTTCTGTAACCCGCCGCTCACGACAATCTCGTGCCCCATAGAACAGGCCGGGCGCGTCTCCGTCTCCATGCTGATGGCCCAACTGAACCCCCTAGCCGGCAATACCGTACGCCAACTCGCGACCCTTCCTGCCCACCTCGTTGTGCGATCCTCAACCGACAACGCTCGTTCCTAG
- the araH gene encoding L-arabinose ABC transporter permease has product MRAVIERVGVQNISLLMAIALVVAIIGSQDPLFFTVGNLKVIGTAVAIAGLLAVVQTLVIIMGALDISVGSIAGLTSVTSAMIFTAAGPVLGVVGAVGVGILCGLINGCIIVFGRVNPVIATLATLAAYKGVAQLISDGRAQGYTGADPFFVFLSRGSILGIPTLIWVLAIVAALCHIVLRYTTIGRNIYAVGGNDIASRLAGININRYLLGIYMATGAVAAVAGILITARTGSGQPVSGSEGLELEAITAAALGGAALKGGKGTIAGTILAVILLGVLINGMTLLGVNTFWQNVAKGALLVAAVIIQQLRSGERRIGLPG; this is encoded by the coding sequence ATGCGCGCTGTTATTGAACGCGTTGGCGTCCAGAACATCTCACTTCTGATGGCTATCGCTCTTGTCGTCGCCATCATCGGCAGCCAGGACCCACTGTTCTTCACGGTGGGGAACCTCAAAGTGATAGGCACTGCCGTTGCTATCGCCGGCCTGCTCGCCGTGGTGCAGACACTGGTGATCATCATGGGCGCACTGGACATCTCAGTCGGGTCCATCGCCGGGCTGACGTCGGTAACTTCAGCGATGATCTTCACGGCCGCTGGTCCCGTGCTTGGCGTCGTCGGCGCTGTGGGAGTCGGCATCCTCTGCGGCCTGATCAACGGTTGCATCATCGTGTTCGGGAGAGTCAATCCGGTCATCGCTACCCTGGCAACACTGGCAGCGTACAAGGGCGTCGCCCAGCTCATCTCGGACGGAAGAGCACAGGGTTATACCGGAGCTGATCCGTTCTTCGTATTCCTGTCCCGCGGGTCCATCCTCGGCATCCCCACACTCATCTGGGTACTCGCGATCGTCGCAGCTCTCTGCCACATCGTGCTGCGTTACACAACGATCGGCCGCAACATCTACGCCGTCGGCGGCAACGATATTGCCTCCCGACTCGCCGGCATAAATATCAACCGCTACCTGCTAGGCATCTACATGGCGACAGGTGCGGTCGCTGCTGTCGCGGGAATCCTGATCACGGCCCGCACCGGTTCCGGGCAGCCGGTATCAGGGTCGGAAGGACTCGAACTCGAAGCAATTACCGCAGCTGCCCTCGGTGGCGCCGCCCTCAAGGGAGGCAAGGGCACCATCGCAGGAACCATTCTCGCCGTCATCCTGCTCGGAGTGCTGATCAATGGAATGACGCTGCTTGGCGTCAATACGTTCTGGCAGAACGTCGCAAAGGGCGCACTTCTGGTGGCCGCAGTGATCATCCAACAGCTCCGCTCAGGCGAACGACGCATCGGTCTGCCTGGATAG